DNA sequence from the Candidatus Sulfuricurvum sp. RIFRC-1 genome:
ACCACACTTTATATGTCGGGCGGATCGTAACCACTTTACCGGAAGCTATCGTCGGTGAAACACCTGGCTTCGTTTGGTTTGCTTCTACCGCCAAAGGAGCAGCCGTAACGTTCGTCTCATTGGCATCACTTAGATTTACATCCTGCATCTCATCCACAACACTAACTGCCAAGGTCGTAAGCTGCATCACCTCTTCACGAGGTTCTGTTGACATTTTTCCTTGTAAAAAATATCCGGCTCCCATTAAAATGAGAATTAAAACGATTCCTGCCATAACCCACTTTGGTTTGGAGTTGGAAACGGATTGCAAAATGACCGATTGTTTTGGGGCGAGCAACGGTGCGTGGTTTTGACTAAACTCTATATACTCTTCTTTGATATCATTGAGATCAATACCGTATTCACGTTCCAAAATTGAGAGGTATCCCATGAATTGAACCCGCCCGATCTCTCCGTAGGACTTAGTCAGAACCAACTCTACTTTATCACGGGAAATATGGGTTCGTTCATGAATTTTCTCTGTTCCCAGAGCCTGTAAATCTTCAAACGTGTTACATTTCATCTCATTCTCTCCATCAAGATTGCGCCGGCAACACCGACATTTAAAGAATCAAAATCATGCGCCATCGGAATCGAAATGCCGACATCAAGACTTTTCTGGACTCGGCCGCTAAGTCCTTCTCCCTCATTTCCCAAAACCAAAGCGCGTTTCGAGGCAAACGCCGTTTGCCGTATATCCTCTCCATCCATAACAGCACCGTATATCTGAAAACCTGATTGTTTCAATTCATGCAATACGTCATGAATATTATGAATAATAACGAGAGGCATATCGAGTGCTGCACCACTGCTGGTACGAATCATCGGTTCCAGATTCGGCTCTTTAATGCCACTAATAACAATCGCATCAACCCCTAATGCATACGCACTTCGAATGAGTGAGCCAATATTCCCCATATCGGTGATCGAACTAAGGATCACCACAAAATCGCATTTCTTCAAAAAGGGAGAAGCATAAGGGACAATCTGAGAAATATCGGCAATAAAGCCTTGATGATTTCCCCCTTTGACCATGGCCTGAGCCGCTTGTTCGGGGATCCTTTTGATCTCAAAACCCATTTTCATGAGTGCCGAATACTCTTTTTTCTCGACTTCTTTAGCCAGATAAAGGGTCTTGATACGATCCCTGTGACGTTCTAGTGCGTAGTAAACCGGTTGTTTTCCATAAATAAGCATACGTTATTTTACCTTTATGTGTTTAAGAGACGCTGATAGCACTCTTTGGGATTTTCACCCGTAATTTTGGCGATCAGTTTGGATGCCGCTTTTTTCGGAATATCCAGTGCTAAGATATCTTGTTCGCTCAAAGAAGAGCTTTTTCCCTGTGAAGCTTCAATCACCACAACCCATTCCCCTCGAATCTCTTTATCCATTTGAGAGATAAGTTCCGTCGCTTTTCCTCGGTAAAACCGCTGAAATTTTTTCGTTAGCTCTTTAGCCAAAAAAACATTCCGATCCGGTACGGCAACGGCTATTTCGGATAAAAGTTTCTCCAACCGAGTCGGTGCCTCATACAATACTGTCGTATAACCGTTATACAATGCCTCTTGCAAAGCAGCTGAACGATCGTTCCCTTTGTGGGGGAGAAAGCCGAAAAAAAGCATTTTGGTTTGGATAAAACCACTCGCTACAAAAGCCGTCAGAACCGCGTTTGCCCCCGGTAAAACATCATAACTAATACCGTGTTCAATACAATAGCTAATCAACATCTGCCCCGGGTCACTGATCCCCGGCATCCCCGCATCGCTCACATAAACGACATTTTGATTAAAAAATTCAGGAGTGAGTTTGGAAATAAAGTCAGCCTCATTGTGCGAATGAAGACTCAAAAATTGCGGTTCCGCAGTCGTAAGATTATGGCGTTCTTTGAGTAAATGAATCAGTTTTTTGGTAACACGGGTATCTTCGCAAAGAATAGTTTGTGCGGTGGATAAAACGTCAAGAGAACGAAGTGAAATATCAGAAATATTTCCGATAGGAGTGGGGACGAGGCTTAGCATAAGAGTGCTCGGTTTCTGCCCCCAAAGAGGCAAAGGTTTAAATTACGAATTTAATGCGTAACGTTTTTTGAATTTATCGATACGGCCGGCAGTATCTACTTGACGCTCAGAACCGGTATAAAACGGGTGACATGCGCTGCAAATATCGACACGGATCGAATCTTTAATGCTGGTTGTAGTAAATTCGTTACCACATGCACAGCTAACTGAACATTCTACGATGTTAGGGTGAAGATCTTTTTTCATAATTTTGCCTTGTGATCGACGGCGTTGTACGTCGGTCGGTATAGTTTTATATCCGTACGGGGGCGGATAATTGGAGGCGAATTATAACGAAAAATTTCTTTTTTTACAATAACCTCGATGCAATCGCAACCGCTGCCGTTTCCGAACGTAAAATCATTGGGGAAGGAAAAAGGCGGATTCGATGATCTGCAAACCCTTTTCGTTCACTCTCATCAAATCCCCCTTCGCATCCGATCACAACGGTATCAATCATTTCCTCTTGAGCCAGAGGAGCTCCACCAAAATCGAAAATCACCGCTTGAGGATTGTTTTTTAAAAAGGTACTCAATGCCGGAGTTTCGGCAAGTT
Encoded proteins:
- the rlmB gene encoding 23S rRNA (guanosine(2251)-2'-O)-methyltransferase RlmB, whose protein sequence is MLIYGKQPVYYALERHRDRIKTLYLAKEVEKKEYSALMKMGFEIKRIPEQAAQAMVKGGNHQGFIADISQIVPYASPFLKKCDFVVILSSITDMGNIGSLIRSAYALGVDAIVISGIKEPNLEPMIRTSSGAALDMPLVIIHNIHDVLHELKQSGFQIYGAVMDGEDIRQTAFASKRALVLGNEGEGLSGRVQKSLDVGISIPMAHDFDSLNVGVAGAILMERMR
- the rpmE gene encoding 50S ribosomal protein L31 — its product is MKKDLHPNIVECSVSCACGNEFTTTSIKDSIRVDICSACHPFYTGSERQVDTAGRIDKFKKRYALNS
- the rsmI gene encoding 16S rRNA (cytidine(1402)-2'-O)-methyltransferase — translated: MLSLVPTPIGNISDISLRSLDVLSTAQTILCEDTRVTKKLIHLLKERHNLTTAEPQFLSLHSHNEADFISKLTPEFFNQNVVYVSDAGMPGISDPGQMLISYCIEHGISYDVLPGANAVLTAFVASGFIQTKMLFFGFLPHKGNDRSAALQEALYNGYTTVLYEAPTRLEKLLSEIAVAVPDRNVFLAKELTKKFQRFYRGKATELISQMDKEIRGEWVVVIEASQGKSSSLSEQDILALDIPKKAASKLIAKITGENPKECYQRLLNT